Part of the Periplaneta americana isolate PAMFEO1 chromosome 4, P.americana_PAMFEO1_priV1, whole genome shotgun sequence genome is shown below.
ACAGGAAGAGGGACAGAGCATACCCACAAGCAGCCACAGaagcaccatagtgcagtctcttatctgcgggtaagagaggctagcccgagggtgcactgtgctgatggcCGCTGACCGATCTGATTCCCGACAcgattgtgaagaaaaaaaaagttcatatagacATATTACATCCGATTTTTAATAGTTTTGGATAAGATCACGCTTCTTCCTTTCGTGaactgttctctctctctctccctccctctctctctctggacgtcTTTAGCTGTGTATGttacagctgatagcagcgacaGTGAGTTCAGGGTCAGGGTGAGAGGTAACGCAACACCAGTGTCACCGGTAACTGTATTTACCTAGCATTAGAACAACGAAAGTTAGAGAATGAGGCGCGCGGAGTTCACACTCGGGCGACTTCATGTTGCTGCAGAAGGTGGGGTCTTTTAAAATCGGGTTTAACATAGATTTTTCAGGTAAGTAATAATctgaatgttctttaatgaatttataatacacccagtaccattctcgtaaataaattaaatgcttaaaccttcataactcccacgtttatgtttaacattcaggaggcTGTAATTcacgcaattttaaaaatatgacatatgcttatacgaattttttttaatcacaATGATGTCAGAAATTAAACCCTACGATATGGCACAATCTTTGTGAATCATAttctatattaattattttccctCGGTTCTCAGACTAACAATTATTACGGAACAAAATGAGTAAACAGTTTTTAGGAAACAAAGGAAAATATCATGGGTAATACACGGGGAACAAGAATTCAGATTAAGATATAACACTGTACAGATCTAAACTTTCTATTCTGTCATAGAAAGATGTCCGAGACATAACACAATTCTGATTTCTTGTTCTGAAATAATAGTAgcacacataaaaaataaagtttattggGCATAATGTAACAGGTGCTGTAACATTATTTACAAaacataacaaatataaaaaaaaacaaatagcttTAAATATGACACAAAACGTTTGCATTATTTGCCTATGTCATTGCTAAATAatgcaacatttttatgtaataaatattagcGAAATGGAATGACATGGCAATTCCTTGCGAAAGTTGTCCTCAACCTGCAAGCATAGTGATGCCAGCGAGAGGCATAAATGAGGCAAGAAAAATGGAGAATCAGCATACAGAAACGACCGATGACCAAGTTGAGAGATACGATTATAATATGGCTACAAGGAGACATAGAGAAACGCGCAGGGAAATCAGAAAGGAACCGAAACAGAGAACCTAAAAGAGAGagtaagaatgaaaaaaatatcgtAACGAGTGGAGAAGCTCATAAAGGGAGATAGTCagtgaagtaaataataaaaacaatgaagaaaaagtGTAGATAATTATGAtaacaagtaaataaagaaatatgacAAAGAAGATGGCGATGAAGataagaataaagaaaaacaagaCGAATGCTTCCATAAATACGAAGATAAACattaatatgtaagtaaatatgagAAAGATGAAGGTGACGCAACTAAACTTAAtgtatgctgtaaaaatattGATAAGATGATAAAAAAAGTTTAAAAGACAAACACGAAAAAGATGAAGGCAaataaaatttgagaaaatacTAATAGTGATGTGTTGTTGATaagagaattaagaagtaaaatgtaaaaaataataatcaaatgcAGGAGCTGAGAAAGTATTAGACGAATAAGATTGTGATGTGATTTTGATGGTAATGCAGAAGAAAATTGGAAGATAATTACaatgaaagagaagaagatgacaatacataaaaatcacaagaTGGCAAAATAAGGTACTAGTAatgattaagaataaaattacaatacacaaaagtATATCAGTATGGTAAAACATAACGtgacaaataaaatattagatgaTAATCATATGAACATTGTAAAGGAAAGAggaacataagtaaaaataaaatgacaaagagCAAAAACAATATGataggaatatgaaaataatgaataaaactataatatcgatgaatgagaatgaaatgaaaatgaatatgaatGAGATGAAAAATGAATAAGAATAAGATGACAATGAATACTAATAAGATGACAAATGAACAAGAATAAGATGACAATGAATAAGAATAAGAGATCAACGAGTAAGATTAAGATGATAATGAATATATATAAAGTGGCAAAGAATaagttaattataaaaataagaaaatgacaaTGAATAACATTAAGATGACACTGAATGAACGTAAAAGCAACAATAAACTTAAGTAAGAAGGTGGTAGTCAATGAAACTAAGAAGAGAGACGATAAACAAAAATAAGACGATgactaaaaattaaatgatgacaATGAATGAAAATAAGATGATAATGGAGAGAAGTAAGGTatcaatgaataaaaatataaagatgaCAATGGATGAAAATAACATGAAAAGGGTGGAAATCAGATTGAAATgagtaaagtaaaaataatgcTATGAATATGAATAAGTagacaattattaaaataagatgaCTATGAATAGAAATAAGATGGTGGTAAATGAAACTGGGAAGGTAGCATTGCACAAAAATAAGAAtatggcaatgaataaaattgaaaatatgacTAAGCAAATGCAATGAATAGAAATAAAAGATGACAATGTATACAAGTAAGAAGGCAATGACTTTAAAAAAGAAGGCAatgatgaaaagaagaatcaatgAATGAAAAAAGGGAACAATAAATGGAATTAAGACGGCAATGAATGCATGAAAACGAAAAGAGGACAATGAATATAAAAAGGCAATGAATAGAAGACAAcgaaaaaaaataagaagacaacaatgaataaaaataagattACTGTGAACATTAATAAGAAGATgacaatgaataaaaataaactgatgaaaatgaatAGAAATAAGAAGGtaacaatgaataaaaataaaaagatgacaaTTAATAGGAATAAGGTAATGAATAGAAATGAGACGGCAATGAATAAAAGAAGGGAACAATGAATAAAAATGATGACAAATAAAAGTAAGAAGGTAATGAATGGAAGTAGGTAGACAATGAATAAAGTAAGAAGAGGACAAAGAATAAAAATAGAAAGACAATGAAAAAAGTAAGAAAGGGCAATGAGTAAAAATTAAAGATgacaatgaataaaaataaaaggataacaatgaataaaaataaaaatatgacaatgaataaaaatgagatggcactgaataaaaataaaatgatgacaaaaaataaaaataagaaggcAATGAGTAGAAATAGGAAGAGTGCAATGGATAGAAATAAGATGACAATGTATAAAAATAAGacgataataataaacaaaataataattacaatgaataGAAATTAGAAGATAACAAAGAATCAAAATAAGAtgacattgaataaaaataataaagaagcaaattaataaaaataagacaataaCAAGGTGCAGAATTAAAAAgataataatgattaaaattaagAAGATCATTACGAATAAAAATAAGATCAcgataatgaataaaaataagatCACAATTCATGAAAGATATGGAGATGACAATAAGTAGTAGGAGTAAGACATGAGAATAAAATAAGATcgaaatgaaaatgaataaaatctgaGACGAAAATAATTAAGATGACGATAAATAAAGttaagatgaagaataaaaataaaataatattagaataaagaataaaagttaaggaataaaaataaatctcaaataaaatatcttatcaataaaaataagagtaataaaataaaataataatgaattgaagCAAGAAGACTATGAATAAAATGACAGCGAATAATATCACAACGGGTAATATAAAGTAACAATAAATAAGATAATACTAATGGATGCTTAGAAACTAGATCGTAATAGATAAGAACTAGATAACAACGAAGATGAAAACAATAAATAAGACAATGAAAAAGATAACAAGAAGTGGAGATAGAGATAAAGAATAGAAATATTATGAATATGATAAGAGCAAAATAAAACATTCAGAGCAGAGGAAATCGGCAAATgccacataggcctataattgactTCAGGAAGTTTTTcacgtttctgaaaaaaaaaagttctaggAAGCCTACAGCACAGCTCCTCTAGACATATCCTCTCACAAACAAATTTGTGCTCACACTTAAGACAGGTTGAGGACTCTTCTTGTGTTGTTGTAACATAATTAATGTTAGAGACTTTGGTCTTAAGGGAATAagcaagaattattattattattattattattattattattattattattattattacaatagaaTTCAGGTTCTTAATCGTCGTTAATTAATGCTAACAACCAATCTTCAGTAATCGATCACACCAATTGGACTGCTACCCGTAGGCTATAACTTGAGATAACTAAATAAGAATAAAagcggtgatgatgatgatgatgatgatgatgatcaggggtcgtcagcaaaGAGCATGCTGGGCTTGCATctgttacccgcggaaaacgaagtgcaccatggtgcactgcgtagctgctatcgggtatgctctctatctctccctgctgcacgccGGTGCACATGGGACTGCACCGCGtatccattgcacatttcagcgagtgctgacgaccactgatgatGGTGATGTCGATGGTATTACGGCATTGCTATTACGGGAATGTCGTGCAAATCAAGAAGGCTTAAGGAGTTTAATCCGAGATAGAGGTCTAACAAATCCATCAATAAACAAAATTATGGTGATAGTTGTAGTGGAAGTGATGATGCTAATGATAGAAGATTTACGACTGTAATATATTCAAAAAGTGGGATCCATAATTTCCTCCGTTCTATTTATGtcagaaaatattttaacaaactaGACATGCAGAATTTTCGGAACACTATGGTCATGTAGCCTACTAAGCATAATGCAGCACAATACAAGTCCAGTACAAGGAACACATTCAAACATTATGGGAGGTATTTAAATTTCCGCTCTTACAAACTCTGGTCCTTCCGATTTATAGTTAGAAATTCTTAATCCATAGCGTAGTTATTTCGGGAGTAAGAATTTTAattagggtgcgaattaacggagggGATTGGGGGATTTCCCTCTCTGTTTGAAATTTATTCCCCCTCATAAATTCATGtcaacatccctgccagggataatttctatcccccttcacaaaatataattgttttaataagagtatactttataaatttataaagtaagcaaagaaaataattgatgtattgtcatcaccggcaagctgacaacaatcaataacttagtaattacatattttatctcaagcctgctcatggatataattattattatgatcaagatgcaagacaagcaacttagtgcgaccaagcgttgagccgcatcgaatgaggataataataattttatgtatggtattctctatctaggattatatccccccatcagaaatcttaattcgcaccctgattttgataataataataatgataataataataataataataataatagtaatagtaataataataataataataaaagatctAATACGTTGTGCATACAGGATGAACACAGTCTGtgataattataacaaaaatatcCCTGTTGTTCTCCACATCTCATTCTTCTAACGAACATGAATTTCACGCCCCCTTACCATCCTCGCCGTAGCTCTGGATACTATTGGCTGCTCCGTCGTAAGACGGCTCGATGGACTTTGTGATACTGAAGTTCTTATTGGAACTGCCGTCGCTTCCTGTTGCTTGGTAATTGTAAGAAGACGCCGAACCTCCACTGGAGCCGCCAGAATTACCATACTGATTCACACCGACCGCCTCGTTCACCACTGTACCAGGATATTTCCCTTCGGTGCCTGCCGGTGCAGAAACCCCATAGCTGGCGCCCACTACGACGCCGATGGAACCCTCGTTGTGCCCGATTGTGGCTCCTGTGCTTCCGGTGGCGCTAGAGTAGGAGTCGTAACTGCCACTGTTACCTGCTGAGCCAGCGTAGTTGCCACTGTTACCTGATGCGCCAGCGTAGTTTCCACTATTCCCTGTTGATGCATAGGTACCACTGTTCCCTGCTGGCGCAGCATAGGTGCCACTGTTTCCTGTTGGCGCAGCATAGGTGCCACTGTTACCTGATGGCGCAGCATAGGCACCGCTACTTCCTGTTGGCGCAGCATAGGTACCGCTACTTCCTGTCTGTGCAGCGTAGGTGCCACTATTCCCTACCGGCGCAGCGTAAGTGCCACTGCTTCCGGTTGGCCCAGCATATCCACCACTGTTCCCAGTTGGAGCAACATAACCATCGTAACCCCCAGAAGATGGGGCGAAACCTCCTCCCAGGGATCTGCCTGCATCATAAAAAACCAAGCCTACCGGAGCTGATTGCTGTTGGGACACGGCTACGGGGTATGATACAGGGACCGGAACGGGAACAGGTTTGGGCACATGCACAGGAATAGGAACGTCGCGCCTGATGGGGTACGGCACAGGGACAGGGATGGCCACGGTCTTGGTGACACGCACCGTGCGGACGGGCAGCGGGAAGCGGATGGTGTGAGTGGTCTCCTCGGCGCGTCCCAGATCGATGGTCTCCACGCCTTCGAACCCGCGCTTCAGCCGGTAGCCCGAAGCGACGCACACCAGAGCGGTCAATAGTTCCAGATGCACCTGCAATCAGCAGCCCAATACAAACATCGTACCCGAAGAAGGCTGATCGCAATAAACAATGTAAACGTGAATTTTACATTTCCTCTTAATGAAGAAATTGACCTCAGTCATCTGTTTTCTTTAATTCTGTTTAGACCTACATATCTACgaagtaatatagcctatttactTGTTTCAACAAACTGAAAACAAGAGATTTGTACGTAgagatttatacagggacatcattttatttttacttcaatttttattgtacctgagttttggaatgtacttcactcccaccccttctactagtaaacttccaaccgttcacgacacagagccgagggcgcgtaagcagtactgagttactgagtatagtacgtttcagaaatatgttcgcgttttccagtgacgaaagagctttcaatattgaatcatattttcgtacgggtactgtcgtccgtttccctatgtcgcatcccggtttcccccacctgcttctgttcgcccctttgtaaaatctagtagctgggctatcttagctcttttctgaaaacattaatttctgttaggaattggacgtgtacgtaatattattcaagtgtttaaaataacttaaataaaagggcctccttaagtaattaactgtcacgtgatttcccccctttctacaacccttcgacaaaaccacttgaacggacagtagatagcatttctgagtgattttatcttttcggatcgggcagaagtgaagattgaatttacagtacgtaaggtactcttttatagagtaggtacagaattatttcaacatgagttactcgtacgaaggacgaaactggtaattggaattaggtacaatagtctatagtgcgataatacgcacaaaagaactgaagcctttatcgaaatgaacggccaccattttctaaaatgtgtttaaataaccatactataattatttttcaatttaacttcattctctatatagtacgctaatgtactgtaacagtacaatatacactgcataattaatacttccgaatggatagctcaattcgtgtgtaaaacactaagtgttaatatagtactgtattttgattaaacaaaaacctaatgaaaattatcaaactcaaaactgcgatatttcctagtttacataaatggatgaactacttttctgccctcctatacctagtaaagtgatttgtattttacgccagtatcatcgaactctcgtggaaagggtagcaaacggtgtttcctgtttcaatcgttaatagaaaggtatagccagattaatattaaaaatgttagtaaaaataaaatgatgtccctgtatattgagaTCAGGAAGAAGGTTAATGGAATAACTAAAAccagaatttaaattattacagacacaatgtaatttttgttcaaaacTAAAAATTAGGAAGGATCTAATAgctacaattttatattattatgaagtGCTTAAGAAATGTAATACCAAAACATAAAAGTGACATGTACACACTGACTGAGAGAATGCagaagagtggactgagagagttGGTATGAGAACATTAATGAATGTCTACAACATGATGGATGTATTGAATGAAGGATGTGCTTTGatgttataaatgttatgttttatctaacgacgctcgtaactgcagaggttatatcagcgtcgccggatgtgccggaattttgttccgcagttcttttacatgacagtaaatctactgacatgagcctgtcgcatttaagcacacttaaatgccatcgacctggccagggatcgaacccgcaaccttgggcatagatgaccagcgctataccatctCGCCAACCAGATGTGCTTTGATAACAGGATGATAGTGCCACctgttataaacaaaacaaaataaaaaagtgctCAAAAAGCTACGAGAGCATTCTGAAAATCATACAAATGTAAGAACTGAATAAATAAAGTCAATTAGATAGAAATGAAGAACAtactgaagataataaaaaagaagtgaaaaaaataataaaacgcaCGAAATGAGGAATTACAGTAATGAAaagaaagtaaagaagaaaagtaTGAAAGAGTGACACACCGCTTAAAACAATTAAGGTGTCACTCTATATATGtacgcacacacgcacgcacaggTACAGGTACACAGAGTCGcatacacatttgaaattttgtatAGATATAGGTACTAACACTTATCACGTGTAAGCACACAGAATGTTTTAGGTTTAGTGAGATTTTTCAGAATTGTattcctttgttaattcagtttccCCTCAGTGCAACATACATAATATACTATCTAAAGTTAAATAGTTACAAAGATAATTATTGTTATGTAAAATCAAGAGGTTCTGAGAATTACATCGAAGAAGTAAAGATACAAACCTTTATACTTCAAAAGTTTTATACTGCttccatttgtaaaaattgtgttcacaacattattaatatggcAACGACAAGTGATAGTGTGACGTGCACCCTTCTTCATGACGTCACATAAACGCAAAGATATCGTGCTAGTAGTGTAACAGCTTCATAATCATCTTATAACCCTTCATTTTACTTAGATATTTGTTTCTGAATACGTACAgaaatgttttcctttctatTCAAGTGCACAGTGAgtgatttaatttaagtaggtaccCATATGTCTTTTGAATGAAAGTGCTATAAAATAAACTATCAGCAGGAATAGTCGTATCATTGATAAGTCATGTGTAAATTGCACCGACAAGCGTAAAACGTTTAcctaatgagaaagtatgtattTTCTTCTTGATATCTATGTTGTATTACTAGcttttcttcttgttcttattatttatttatcgtaaGAGTCACTACTATGCAGCACCGGAACCATGATTCCCAACATCTGTTCAAACAGTCGACCATCCACATTATGAATGCACAAGTTCAAGTATGTGCTCGTAAAAGCGCGTTCCTCTCAAGTAATAAATTCTGTACTCTCATGTTGTTGAAGTGAATGACTTTGCTATTCTCTGACTGAAAACTGAGCCCGTACATCTGGCACATTTGGGATGAGACTATGTTACAGCCTACTAATAAATATCGTTACATAAACAGAGGTATCTACATAGTTTAAAATTATATGCAAGTTTAACACAAATATGGCATCATGCAATTAACAATAGGCCTTATATCTGACGCTGTCAATATCCTTCGAAAACATAGTTACTCCATTTCAAAACACTTGAAGAGCTGCAAGTCTATAGCTGTGCTTTTGAAACATCCTGCACCCGTGAGGAACCCTGGTCGCTCTCTTCGTGACCAATCCATAT
Proteins encoded:
- the LOC138697893 gene encoding uncharacterized transmembrane protein DDB_G0289901-like → MLVHLELLTALVCVASGYRLKRGFEGVETIDLGRAEETTHTIRFPLPVRTVRVTKTVAIPVPVPYPIRRDVPIPVHVPKPVPVPVPVSYPVAVSQQQSAPVGLVFYDAGRSLGGGFAPSSGGYDGYVAPTGNSGGYAGPTGSSGTYAAPVGNSGTYAAQTGSSGTYAAPTGSSGAYAAPSGNSGTYAAPTGNSGTYAAPAGNSGTYASTGNSGNYAGASGNSGNYAGSAGNSGSYDSYSSATGSTGATIGHNEGSIGVVVGASYGVSAPAGTEGKYPGTVVNEAVGVNQYGNSGGSSGGSASSYNYQATGSDGSSNKNFSITKSIEPSYDGAANSIQSYGEDGKGA